A portion of the Podospora pseudoanserina strain CBS 124.78 chromosome 2, whole genome shotgun sequence genome contains these proteins:
- a CDS encoding hypothetical protein (MEROPS:MER0011122; COG:O; EggNog:ENOG503P4U5), with the protein MRFSLALAAAGLAQTAFAAPQPSRGFGCGAPEPSEELLQVSQQFAVEEAQALAESYRSGNLTARDVTAQAISVKVYIHVVAASTALSGGYLTDTMINNQFSVLQSAFAPYGISFTLAGTDKTVNANWADDSKGYEMTMKRALRKGTYKDLNLYFLQKMGGNLGYCYFPTTASPGSTAYIRDGCTILYSTTPGGSSTNYNLGHTATHEVGHWFGLYHTFQGGCTGAGDSVSDTPAQASASSGCPVGRDSCPSQAGVDPIHNYMDYSIDSCYEEFTPGQQTRINSFWTSYRQNAS; encoded by the exons ATGCGtttctctctcgctctcgccGCGGCCGGTTTGGCCCAGACTGCCTTTGCGgctcctcaaccttcccgCGGTTTCGGCTGCGGTGCCCCTGAGCCTTCCGAGGAGCTCCTCCAGGTTTCCCAGCAGTTCGCTGTTGAGGAAGCTCAGGCCCTCGCCGAGTCTTACCGCTCCGGGAACCTCACTGCCCGTGATGTTACCGCCCAGGCCATCTCCGTCAAGGTCTATATCCACGTCGTGGCTGCTTCTACTGCCCTCAGCGGTGGTTACCTCACC GACACCATGATCAACAACCAGTTCAGCGTTCTCCAGTCGGCTTTTGCCCCCTATGGCATCTCTTTCACCCTCGCCGGCACTGACAAGACCGTCAACGCCAACTGGGCTGATGACTCCAAGGGTTACGAGATGACCATGAAGCGCGCTCTCCGCAAGGGCACCTACAAGGACCTCAACCTCTACTTCCTCCAGAAGATGGGTGGTAACTTGGGATACTGCTACTTCCCCACCACTGCCTCGCCCGGCTCCACCGCCTACATCCGCGACGGCTGCACCATCCTCTATAGCACCACCCCAGGCGGCAGCTCCACCAACTACAACCTCGGCCACACCGCCACCCACGAGGTTGGTCACTGGTTCGGTCTCTACCATACCTTCCAGGGCGGCTGCACCGGTGCCGGTGACTCCGTCTCCGACACCCCCGCCCAGGCCTCCGCTTCTTCCGGCTGCCCTGTCGGCCGTGACTCCTGCCCCAGCCAGGCCGGTGTTGACCCCATCCACAACTACATGGACTACTCCATCGACTCTTGCTACGAGGAGTTCACCCCCGGCCAGCAGACCAGAATCAACAGCTTCTGGACCAGCTACCGCCAGAACGCTTCCTAA